A window of Microbacterium sp. BK668 genomic DNA:
ATCGGCGCCGGAGCGAACGTCGGCCCGTTCTCCTACCTGCGCCCCAACACGGTGCTGGGGGCCCGGGGCAAGATCGGCACGTTCGTCGAGACGAAGAACTCCACCATCGGCGAGGCGAGCAAGGTGCCGCACCTGTCGTACATCGGCGACACCGACATCGGTCGCGGCGTGAATCTCGGGGCCGGAGCGATCACCGCCAACTACGACGACCTGACCAAGCACCGCACCGAGATCGGCGACGAGGTGCACTCCGGGTCGCACAACGTCTTCGTCGCGCCCGTTAGGATCGGAGACGGTGCCAAGACCGGTGCCGGCGCGGTGATCCGCAAGGATGTTCCGCCTGGAGCCCTGGCATTGAGCGTCGCTCCTCAGCGCAACGTCGAGGGGTGGGTCGAGAAGAACCGACCGGGGACGGGAGCGGCCGAGGCGGCCGCCCGGGCTCGGTCCGCACAGGAAGCGGGCGATGGGTCGCAAGAAGAAGACGGTTGATCTCGACCGCGAGAACGACATCGCCCCCGGCCTCGTCGCCAAGACCAAGAAGCGCCTCGTCGTCGTCTCGGGGCGCTCGCATCCCGACCTCGCGTCCGATGTCGCCGACGCGCTCGGCACGCAGCTCGTGCCCACGGAGTACCGCACGTTCGCATCGGGCGAGATCCTGACGCGCTTCGAGGTCTCGATCCGCGGCTGCGACTTCTTCCTCATCCAGAGCTTCGGGCCGCCCGTCAACGAGTGGCTCATGGAGACGCTCATCATGCTCGACGCGGCCAAGCGCGCGTCGGCCAAGCGCATCACGGTGGTCGCTCCGTACTATCCGTACTCCCGTCAGGACAAGAAGGGCCGCGGCCGCGAGCCGATCAGCGCCCGGCTGGTCGCCGACCTGCTTCGCACAGCCGGCGCCGACCGGGTGATGAGCGTCGACCTGCACGCCGCCCAGATCCAGGGCTTCTTCGACGGCCCCGTCGACCACCTCTTCGCCAAGCCCGTCCTGCTGGACTACTTCGAGCGGACCCTCACGGCCGAAGACCGGCGGAAGCTCACGGTCGTCTCGCCCGACACGGGCCGGGTGCGGGTGGCCGACACATGGTCCGACAGCCTCGGCGCGCCGCTGGCGATCATCCACAAGCGCCGCGACCCGAACGTCGCGAACCAGGTGACGGTGAACGAGATCGTCGGCCAGGTCGAAGGGCGCGTCTGCCTCCTCGTCGACGACATGATCGACACCGGCGGCACGATCGCGAAGGCCGCCGAGGCGCTCAAA
This region includes:
- a CDS encoding ribose-phosphate diphosphokinase, which produces MGRKKKTVDLDRENDIAPGLVAKTKKRLVVVSGRSHPDLASDVADALGTQLVPTEYRTFASGEILTRFEVSIRGCDFFLIQSFGPPVNEWLMETLIMLDAAKRASAKRITVVAPYYPYSRQDKKGRGREPISARLVADLLRTAGADRVMSVDLHAAQIQGFFDGPVDHLFAKPVLLDYFERTLTAEDRRKLTVVSPDTGRVRVADTWSDSLGAPLAIIHKRRDPNVANQVTVNEIVGQVEGRVCLLVDDMIDTGGTIAKAAEALKANGAERVIVAATHPIFSDPAAERLQSAAIDEVVVTDTIPLPEEKRFASLTILPIAPLLARAIHEVFEDGSVTSMFDGAA